From Salvia splendens isolate huo1 chromosome 3, SspV2, whole genome shotgun sequence, a single genomic window includes:
- the LOC121797241 gene encoding kinesin-like protein KIN-5B, translated as MAPSPAPFLTPRPERRRPDSRGSDCNYIRSDKDKEMNVQVLLRCRPLTDDEQRLNMPYAITCNDSKREVTVSQSVGSKHVDRVFTFDKVFWPKSQQRSIYDQAISPIVAEVLEGFNCTVFAYGQTGTGKTYTMEGGMRNKGGELPIEAGIIPRAVRQIFDTLEAQNADYSMKVTFSELYNEEITDLLAPEDQLKSTEDRLKKPISLMEDGKGLVVVRGLEEETVYSANEIYSLLERGAARRRTADTLLNKRSSRSHSIFTITIHIKEGTVGEEELIKCGKLNLVDLAGSENIYRSGVREARAREAGEINKSLLTLGRVINALVEHSVHVPYRDSKLTRLLRDSLGGKTKTCIIATISPSAQCLEETLSTLDYAYRAKSIKNKPEANQKVTKTVLLKDLYVEIERMKQDIRAAREKNGVYIPHERFLQDEAEKKAKNERIEQLESDLNESEKKVDKFRELYLTEQDEKLNIKSELKDCKRNLETTYKLLEDLKEKYKMALSTLKEKEALISKLQNSENSLVSCAKQLRVNLQDASQDISALFGKIDRKDKLEKENQSILLAFEVQLGESLKDLHEIIKSSVSQQERQMRCVEEYITTFLANKYKSNEAMEAKVKKLLEIYTTGSLDMKKVTYALKTKASSDLEEITSVMSAQTIAVENFFQTATLESKEVLSDIQKSLTEQKRMLAFSAQQHTEGLNKSLVSAQVISSAAINFSNDLHRRASELMTLLEQSHAEKSLRLKNFEQMFKEEASREEKLAMDQIAAILSTLTSKRTDMVYKASKYFEESNTDESKKLLQELSNMQNLLSSEVRDLSEYAEKVKDHYMEETFSSAECIVAMENSLVECTENVETSSRQWQNAQLGTTHLAKNNLHDITSVMQTKIIETHRMHDSLASVSSCMDAEVDSHVNDLMMATNESLALDKVLSKEINTITLASLDQLNSMRVNHGECISHISSRSEQCIHKEYLVEQKTNVTPKKRATAVPSLESIEAMRTPVRDLDSKSRLKLDSIDIKIMQDPHRNPFQDVNGVI; from the exons ATGGCTCCTTCTCCGGCACCCTTTCTAACGCCACGGCCCGAAAGGAGGCGCCCGGATTCAAGAGGTTCCGACTGCAATTATATTCGTTCAGATAAGGATAAAGAGATGAACGTCCAGGTTTTGCTTCGATGCAG GCCCCTAACTGATGATGAACAAAGGTTGAACATGCCTTATGCAATTACGTGTAATGATAGCAAAAGAGAGGTTACTGTTTCGCAGTCAGTAGGTTCTAAGCACGTGGATCGAGTCTTCACCTTTGATAAG GTTTTTTGGCCAAAATCACAACAAAGGTCCATATATGATCAAGCTATTTCTCCAATTGTGGCTGAAGTACTAGAGGGCTTCAACTGCACAGTCTTTGCATATGGGCAGACCGGAACAGGAAAAACGTATACAATGGAAGGGGGCATGAGAAATAAG GGTGGTGAATTGCCAATTGAGGCTGGTATTATTCCTAGAGCAGTTCGTCAAATATTTGACACCCTTGAAGCACAAAATGCTGATTACAGTATGAAAGTGACATTTTCGGAACTCTACAATGAGGAAATAACCGACCTGCTAGCCCCAGAGGATCAACTAAAATCCACAGAAGATAGATTAAAGAAGCCTATTTCTTTGATGGAGGATGGAAAGGGTTTGGTGGTTGTAAGAGGCCTTGAAGAGGAAACGGTGTACAGCGCTAATGAGATCTACAGCCTATTGGAACGAGGTGCTGCAAGAAGACGTACAGCAGACACCTTATTGAACAAGAGGAGCAG TCGATCACATTCTATCTTTACTATAACTATTCACATAAAAGAAGGAACAGTTGGAGAGGAGGAGCTCATCAAATGTGGGAAGCTCAATCTTGTTGATTTAGCCGGGTCAGAGAACATCTACCGTTCAGGTGTTCGAGAG GCTCGTGCAAGAGAAGCTGGAGAGATAAATAAGAGCCTACTAACTTTAGGCCGTGTCATTAATGCATTGGTGGAGCATTCTGTTCATGTACCGTACAG GGATAGCAAGCTTACCAGGCTTCTAAGGGATTCATTAGGTGGGAAAACAAAGACTTGCATTATTGCCACAATCTCTCCGTCTGCTCAATGTTTGGAAGAGACATTAAGCACACTAGACTATGCATATCGTGCTAAAAGCATAAAAAACAAACCAGAG GCAAACCAAAAAGTAACCAAAACTGTGCTGCTTAAGGATTTATATGTGGAAATTGAGAGAATGAAGCAag ATATTCGAGCAGCAAGAGAAAAGAATGGTGTTTACATTCCACATGAGAGGTTTCTCCAGGATGAAGCAGAAAAGAAG GCTAAAAATGAGAGAATAGAACAGTTGGAGAGCGATCTTAATGAGAGTGAGAAG AAAGTTGATAAATTCCGTGAGCTTTATCTCACTGAACAAGATGAGAAACTGAACATCAAAAGTGAACTTAAAGACTGCAAG AGGAATCTTGAGACGACCTATAAACTCTTAGAAGATCTAAAAGAGAAATATAAGATGGCTCTTTCCACACTGAAGGAAAAGGAGGCTCTCATCTCCAAACTACAAAATTCCG AGAACAGTCTGGTTAGTTGTGCAAAGCAGTTACGAGTCAACTTACAAGATGCATCTCAAGATATTTCGGCTCTTTTTGGAAAAATAG ATCGTAAAgataaattagaaaaagaaaatcaaagcaTTCTCCTTGCATTCGAAGTACAGCTTGGCGAAAGTTTGAAAGACCTACACGAGATCATCAAGAGCTCAGTATCCCAGCAAGAACGACAGATGAGATGTGTTGAAGAGTACATCACCACATTTCTTGCTAATAAATATAAG TCGAATGAGGCCATGGAAGCAAAAGTAAAGAAATTGTTAGAGATTTATACTACGGGAAGTCTGGACATGAAGAAGGTTACATATGCACTGAAGACAAAAGCATCTTCTGATCTGGAAGAAATAACATCTGTGATGTCAGCCCAAACTATTGCAGTTGAAAAT TTCTTCCAAACTGCAACCTTGGAGTCAAAGGAAGTCCTTTCTGACATTCAGAAGTCCTTAACTGAACAGAAAAGGATGTTGGCTTTCTCTGCCCAACAGCATACGGAG GGACTTAATAAGAGTCTGGTCTCGGCACAAGTGATATCAAGTGCTGCCATAAATTTTTCTAATGATCTCCACCGGCGAGCTTCTGAACTTATGACACTTCTTGAACAAAGTCATGCTGAAAAATCCCTCCGACTGAAAAACTTTGAACAGATGTTTAAG GAGGAAGCTTCTAGAGAAGAAAAATTAGCTATGGACCAGATAGCAGCCATATTATCAACTCTGACATCCAAAAGAACTGATATG GTATACAAGGCCTCAAAGTACTTTGAAGAATCTAACACTGACGAAAGCAAGAAATTGCTGCAAGAGCTGTCTAACATGCAGAATCTTTTGAGTTCGGAAGTAAGGGATTTGAGTGAATACGCAGAGAAGGTCAAGGATCACTACATGGAAGAAACATTCTCATCTGCTGAATGCATTGTTGCTATGGAAAATAGCTTGGTGGAATG TACTGAAAATGTGGAGACGTCTAGTCGACAGTGGCAAAATGCACAACTGGGCACGACTCATCTTGCCAAAAACAATCTTCATGACATAACATCTGTTATGCA GACAAAAATCATCGAAACTCATCGCATGCATGACTCTCTTGCTTCTGTGTCCTCGTGCATGGATGCAGAAGTTGATTCACACGTCAATGATTTAATGATGGCTACAAATG AATCGTTGGCATTGGACAAAGTACTTTCTAAGGAAATAAACACGATAACACTGGCCAGTTTGGATCAGCTCAATTCAATGAGAGTGAATCATGGTGAATGCATATCACATATTTCCAGCAGATCAGAGCAGTGCATTCATAAAGAGTACTTG gtCGAGCAGAAGACCAATGTGACTCCTAAGAAGCGTGCGACTGCAGTTCCTAGCTTAGAATCAATAGAGGCGATGAGAACTCCTGTTCGTGATCTTGATTCCAAAAGTAGGTTGAAATTGGATAGCATTGATATCAAGATTATGCAGGATCCACATAGAAATCCATTTCAAGATGTTAATGGAGTAATATAG